A stretch of Sulfitobacter sp. THAF37 DNA encodes these proteins:
- a CDS encoding YraN family protein yields MAYQAGVAAENRIAQDYERRGFALARRRWRGKGGEIDLILRDGDGLIFVEVKQARDFDRAACSLSARQMQRIYLAAEEFLGSEPAGTLTETRFDVALVDSQGQMRIIENAFGHG; encoded by the coding sequence ATGGCTTACCAGGCTGGGGTCGCGGCGGAAAATCGGATTGCGCAGGACTACGAAAGGCGCGGTTTTGCCTTGGCACGCAGGCGGTGGCGCGGCAAGGGCGGGGAGATTGATCTGATCCTGCGCGATGGTGACGGGTTGATCTTTGTCGAAGTCAAGCAAGCGCGTGATTTCGACCGGGCCGCGTGCAGCCTGTCTGCCCGGCAGATGCAGCGCATCTATCTGGCAGCCGAAGAATTCCTTGGATCAGAGCCTGCGGGCACACTGACCGAAACGCGATTCGACGTCGCACTGGTCGATTCGCAGGGACAGATGCGGATCATCGAAAACGCCTTTGGTCACGGCTGA
- a CDS encoding penicillin-binding protein activator has translation MIAFFDAGRKKLRLLFLPLFALILAACEPIAMGGIAGNSGPRIDTSAPIPVALLVPRGGSAGDNLLAQNLENAARLAIRDLDGVQVDLRVYGTAGNAGTAASVAAQAVNEGAKIILGPVYAESANAAGVAVASQGVNVLSFSNNPTIAGGNVFVLGPTFDTTANRLVGYAKRTGKDRIVVVSGQDVAGQLGRTAIEQAIAANGATLAGSVDYALSQESVIASIPRVKAAVEGGNANAVFLTTSSASALPLFAQLLPEAGIQGPATQYIGLTRWDIPPATLALPGVQGGWFALPDPGASGVFRQKYSAAYQSDPHPLAGLAFDGIAAVGALAKSGKSSALSAASLTQGAGFRGASGIFRLNRNGTNERGLAVATIRNKQVVIIDAAPQAFGGAGF, from the coding sequence ATGATTGCTTTTTTCGATGCAGGCCGCAAGAAGTTGCGGCTGCTGTTTCTGCCGCTTTTTGCCTTGATCCTGGCCGCATGCGAGCCGATCGCAATGGGCGGCATCGCCGGTAACAGCGGCCCGAGGATCGATACCAGCGCCCCGATCCCCGTTGCCCTGCTGGTGCCGCGCGGCGGTTCGGCCGGCGACAACCTGCTGGCGCAGAATCTTGAAAACGCGGCACGGCTGGCCATTCGCGACCTTGACGGTGTGCAGGTGGACTTGCGGGTCTACGGCACCGCGGGCAATGCCGGCACGGCAGCGAGCGTGGCCGCTCAGGCCGTGAACGAAGGCGCCAAGATCATTCTCGGGCCGGTCTATGCCGAATCCGCCAATGCGGCGGGTGTCGCCGTCGCCTCCCAGGGGGTCAATGTTCTGTCGTTCTCCAACAACCCGACCATTGCGGGGGGCAACGTCTTTGTCCTGGGGCCGACCTTTGATACCACCGCCAACCGCCTTGTGGGCTATGCCAAGCGGACCGGTAAGGACCGCATCGTGGTCGTCAGTGGACAGGATGTCGCCGGACAGCTGGGCCGCACCGCCATCGAACAGGCAATTGCGGCGAATGGCGCGACACTTGCGGGCAGCGTCGACTACGCGTTGAGCCAGGAATCCGTCATCGCCTCCATTCCGCGGGTCAAGGCGGCGGTGGAAGGCGGCAATGCCAACGCCGTGTTCCTGACCACCTCCTCCGCCAGCGCCCTGCCCTTGTTCGCGCAACTGCTGCCCGAGGCGGGAATACAGGGCCCCGCCACGCAGTACATCGGCCTGACCCGCTGGGACATTCCGCCTGCCACGCTGGCGCTGCCCGGCGTCCAGGGCGGATGGTTCGCGCTGCCCGATCCGGGCGCCTCCGGTGTCTTCCGGCAGAAATACAGCGCGGCCTACCAGTCCGACCCGCACCCGCTTGCCGGTCTCGCCTTCGACGGGATCGCGGCGGTTGGCGCACTGGCCAAAAGCGGCAAATCCTCTGCCCTTTCAGCGGCATCGCTGACCCAGGGGGCAGGGTTCCGCGGCGCCAGCGGCATCTTCCGCCTGAACCGGAACGGCACCAATGAGCGCGGCCTCGCGGTGGCGACAATTCGCAACAAGCAGGTCGTCATCATCGACGCGGCACCCCAGGCCTTCGGCGGCGCAGGCTTCTGA
- a CDS encoding [protein-PII] uridylyltransferase — MFDATAVQAALQDVCDTADPNARRAAAVEVLRKVQDNGRAEIAKSFAASPFDARGMTRAYTYLTDHLVSTALDIATRHLHPNPNPTDGERLSVIGVGGYGRGEMAPYSDVDLLFLIPYKATAWTESVVESMLYILWDLKMKVGHATRTVRDCIRLGAEDFTIQTALLEHRPIAGDTELSRTLDERLASDLFDGKGRDFIEAKLEERDKRHLKQGQRYVVEPNVKEGKGGLRDLHSLFWIAKLIYHVDRIWDLVDKGVFRPDEYNTFREAEDFLWAVRGHLHLLAGRATEQLTFDVQVQVAEAMGYQDTSGRRGVEVFMQAYFRHATVVGDLTRIFLSSLEAIHVKAEPLLERFFRRRPKVKDGYEVVHNRIAISDDSAFLSDKLNMLRIFEEGLRTGMLIHPDAMRLIKANLHLIDDELRETPEAQRIFFDLLLKHGNPERALRRMNELGVLAAFIPEFEPIVAMMQFNMYHSYTVDEHTIQCIANLAKIEKQELVEELPVASSILKRGVNRKVIYTALLLHDIAKGRPEDHSVLGAKMARKIAPRLGLSRADVDTVEWLVRYHLLMSDMAQKRDIADPRTVRDFAKAVQTVRRLDLLCVLTVCDIRGVGPNTWNNWKAVLIRALYRQTKRGLQTGLEDINRENRGAEARKALKEALSDWPAKDLKAEKARHYPPYWQGLHVTAHVAFAKMLRDIDDGDVLIDLHPDEDRDATRACFVMADHPGIFSRLAGALALVGANVVDARSYTTKDGFVTDAFWIQDAEGNAYESSKLPRLRQMIAKTLRGEVVARDALKSRDKVKKREKAFRVPTSITFDNEGSEIYTIIEVDTRDRPGLLYDLTRTLAGANVYIANAVIATYGAQVVDTFYVKDMFGLKYHTVSKQKMLKKRLREAIAEGAERAEN, encoded by the coding sequence ATCTTTGACGCGACCGCCGTGCAGGCCGCCCTGCAAGACGTCTGCGACACTGCCGATCCAAACGCACGTCGCGCCGCAGCGGTGGAGGTTCTGCGCAAGGTGCAGGACAATGGCCGCGCCGAGATCGCCAAGAGCTTCGCCGCATCTCCGTTCGATGCAAGGGGCATGACCCGCGCCTACACCTATCTGACCGACCATCTGGTCAGCACCGCGCTTGACATCGCCACCCGCCATCTGCACCCCAATCCCAACCCGACGGATGGCGAGCGCCTGTCGGTGATCGGCGTCGGCGGCTACGGTCGGGGTGAAATGGCCCCCTATTCTGACGTCGATCTGCTGTTCCTGATCCCCTACAAGGCCACAGCCTGGACCGAGAGCGTGGTGGAAAGCATGCTCTATATCCTGTGGGACCTGAAGATGAAGGTGGGCCATGCCACCCGGACGGTGCGCGACTGCATCCGCCTGGGGGCCGAGGATTTCACCATCCAGACCGCCCTGCTGGAACACCGCCCCATCGCGGGCGACACAGAACTCTCCCGGACACTGGACGAGAGGCTGGCCAGTGATCTCTTTGACGGCAAAGGCCGCGATTTCATCGAAGCAAAGCTGGAAGAACGGGACAAGCGGCACCTCAAACAGGGCCAGCGATATGTGGTGGAGCCCAACGTAAAAGAGGGCAAAGGCGGCCTGCGCGACCTGCATTCGCTGTTCTGGATCGCCAAACTGATCTACCACGTCGACCGGATCTGGGATCTGGTGGACAAGGGCGTGTTCCGCCCGGATGAATACAACACCTTCCGGGAGGCGGAGGATTTCCTTTGGGCCGTGCGGGGCCATCTGCACCTGCTGGCCGGTCGCGCCACCGAACAGCTCACCTTTGATGTCCAGGTCCAGGTGGCGGAGGCGATGGGATACCAGGACACCAGCGGCAGACGCGGGGTCGAGGTGTTCATGCAGGCCTATTTCCGCCACGCCACCGTCGTGGGGGATCTGACCCGCATCTTCCTGTCCAGCCTCGAAGCGATCCACGTCAAGGCGGAACCGCTGCTGGAACGCTTCTTCCGCCGCCGCCCCAAGGTCAAGGACGGCTACGAGGTCGTGCACAACCGGATCGCCATATCGGACGATTCCGCCTTTCTCTCGGACAAGCTGAACATGCTGCGCATCTTCGAGGAGGGGCTGCGCACCGGCATGCTGATCCACCCCGACGCCATGCGCCTGATCAAGGCGAACCTGCATCTCATCGACGACGAGCTGCGCGAGACGCCCGAGGCACAGCGCATCTTCTTCGATCTGCTGCTGAAGCATGGCAACCCGGAAAGGGCCCTGCGGCGGATGAACGAACTGGGCGTTCTGGCCGCCTTCATCCCTGAATTCGAACCCATCGTCGCGATGATGCAGTTCAACATGTATCACAGCTATACCGTGGACGAGCACACGATCCAATGCATCGCCAATCTGGCCAAGATCGAAAAGCAGGAACTGGTCGAGGAGCTTCCTGTCGCTTCTTCCATCCTCAAGCGGGGCGTGAACCGCAAGGTGATCTACACCGCCCTGCTGCTGCACGACATCGCCAAGGGCCGTCCCGAAGATCACTCCGTGCTGGGGGCCAAGATGGCGCGCAAGATCGCGCCCCGTCTGGGCCTGTCGCGGGCGGATGTGGATACCGTGGAATGGCTGGTCCGCTATCACCTGCTGATGTCGGACATGGCGCAGAAACGCGACATTGCCGACCCGCGCACGGTGCGCGACTTTGCCAAGGCGGTGCAGACGGTCCGGCGACTGGACCTTTTGTGCGTGCTGACGGTCTGCGACATCCGCGGCGTGGGACCCAACACCTGGAACAACTGGAAGGCGGTTCTGATCCGCGCGCTTTACCGGCAGACCAAGCGTGGCCTGCAGACGGGGCTGGAGGACATCAACCGCGAAAACCGTGGCGCCGAAGCCCGCAAGGCTTTGAAAGAGGCTTTGTCGGATTGGCCTGCCAAGGACCTCAAGGCGGAAAAGGCGCGGCATTATCCCCCCTACTGGCAGGGGCTGCATGTCACCGCCCATGTCGCTTTTGCCAAGATGCTGCGTGATATCGACGACGGCGATGTGCTCATCGACCTGCACCCGGACGAGGACCGGGACGCCACCCGCGCCTGTTTCGTCATGGCTGACCATCCGGGTATATTTTCGCGCCTTGCGGGGGCTTTGGCGCTGGTCGGTGCCAATGTCGTGGACGCGCGCAGCTACACCACCAAGGATGGTTTCGTGACCGATGCCTTCTGGATTCAGGACGCGGAGGGCAACGCCTACGAATCCTCCAAGCTGCCGCGCCTGCGCCAGATGATCGCCAAGACCCTGCGCGGCGAAGTCGTGGCGCGCGATGCGTTGAAATCCCGCGACAAGGTCAAGAAACGCGAAAAGGCGTTTCGCGTGCCCACGTCGATCACCTTCGACAACGAGGGATCGGAGATTTACACCATCATCGAGGTCGATACCCGCGACCGGCCTGGGCTGCTCTACGATCTGACGCGCACACTGGCAGGGGCAAACGTCTATATCGCCAATGCCGTGATCGCCACCTACGGCGCGCAGGTGGTCGACACCTTCTACGTCAAGGACATGTTCGGCCTGAAATACCACACGGTCTCCAAGCAGAAGATGCTGAAAAAGCGCCTGCGCGAGGCGATTGCGGAAGGCGCGGAACGGGCGGAGAATTAG
- the rsmI gene encoding 16S rRNA (cytidine(1402)-2'-O)-methyltransferase, translating to MNYDKTPLSAGLYFVGVPIGTARDITLRALDVLASADVLAAEDTRSLRRLMDIHGVPLNNRRIVAMHDHSGAGVTEKLLEDIRAGRAVAYASEAGMPLIADPGFELARAVAKAGLPMTCAPGPSALPTALALGGLPTDAFFFAGFLPNAATARKAAMDTLREIPGTLVFYESPKRLGAMLRDAAEVLGAYREAAVCRELTKKFEEIQRAPLGTLAERYAGSPPKGEIVVLVDRGRSETVNEIDLETELSGALSEMSMRDAVDLVSQAHGLPRRKVYQAALAMGKDET from the coding sequence GTGAATTATGACAAAACCCCCTTGTCGGCGGGTTTGTACTTTGTCGGGGTGCCCATCGGCACGGCCCGCGACATCACCCTGCGGGCGCTGGATGTGCTGGCCAGCGCCGATGTACTGGCGGCGGAAGACACCCGCAGCCTGCGCCGTCTGATGGACATCCACGGCGTGCCTTTGAACAATCGCCGGATCGTGGCGATGCACGATCACAGCGGTGCAGGCGTGACCGAAAAGCTGCTGGAAGACATCAGGGCGGGCCGCGCTGTGGCCTATGCGTCCGAAGCGGGGATGCCGTTGATCGCCGATCCGGGGTTCGAACTGGCGCGGGCGGTCGCGAAGGCAGGCCTGCCCATGACCTGCGCGCCCGGCCCTTCGGCGCTGCCCACCGCTTTGGCGCTGGGCGGCTTGCCGACCGATGCGTTCTTCTTCGCGGGTTTCCTGCCCAATGCCGCCACCGCCCGCAAGGCCGCGATGGACACCCTGCGCGAGATACCCGGCACGCTGGTATTCTACGAATCCCCGAAACGGCTGGGTGCCATGCTGCGCGACGCGGCCGAGGTGCTTGGCGCCTATAGAGAGGCGGCTGTCTGCCGGGAATTGACCAAGAAGTTCGAAGAAATTCAGCGCGCGCCATTGGGCACATTGGCCGAGCGATATGCCGGGTCTCCGCCCAAGGGCGAGATCGTGGTTCTGGTGGATCGGGGTCGTTCAGAAACTGTTAATGAAATTGACCTAGAAACGGAGTTGAGCGGCGCATTGTCGGAAATGTCGATGCGAGATGCGGTCGATTTGGTATCGCAGGCGCATGGATTGCCGCGGCGCAAGGTGTATCAGGCTGCCCTGGCGATGGGAAAGGATGAAACGTGA
- the murJ gene encoding murein biosynthesis integral membrane protein MurJ, whose translation MKPIRLMSGFFTVGVWTLLSRILGFLREVLLLSLIGPGPVMDAFVAAFRLPNMFRRFFAEGAFNAAFVPMFAKKLEGEEGAASFARDAFNGLGMVVLVLTGLGMIFMPALVWATAEGFAGDARFDMTVGFGRIVFPYILCMSLSALFSGILNATGRFAVAAAAPVLLNIFVITAMTIGALTGGVVVNWLIWSIPLAGVAQLALTWRAAADAGFSLRPGRPRWTPDMRNMIVIALPAALASGVMQINLVVGQLVASQYDSAVSWLFAADRLYQLPLGVVGIAVGVVLLPDLSRRLRAGDDAGARGALSRAAEISLALTIPSAVALVVVPLALVTVLFQRGASDVDDSAAIATAVTIYGLGLPAFVLQKILQPIYFAREDTRRPFYFALVAMVVNAALAIGLAPLVGWVSPAIAATIAGWAMFACLAIGARSYGEAAKFDSRFHSRIWRVLAASAVMGLCLWAANVALQPFLGMPWWRGLALVLLILVGMVSYFGVGQLIGAFRLSEFRRALRRG comes from the coding sequence ATGAAACCCATCCGCCTAATGTCTGGCTTTTTCACCGTGGGGGTCTGGACCCTGCTCAGCCGCATTCTGGGTTTCCTGCGCGAAGTGCTGCTTTTGTCGCTCATCGGTCCGGGGCCGGTGATGGATGCCTTTGTCGCCGCCTTCCGCCTGCCCAACATGTTCCGCCGCTTCTTTGCCGAAGGGGCGTTCAACGCGGCCTTTGTGCCCATGTTCGCCAAAAAGCTGGAAGGCGAAGAAGGTGCCGCCAGTTTTGCCCGCGACGCGTTCAACGGGTTGGGGATGGTTGTCCTGGTGCTGACCGGTCTGGGGATGATCTTCATGCCCGCGCTGGTCTGGGCCACCGCCGAAGGCTTTGCCGGGGATGCGCGTTTCGACATGACCGTGGGCTTCGGGCGCATCGTGTTTCCCTACATTCTGTGCATGTCCCTGTCCGCCCTGTTTTCCGGCATCCTGAATGCCACAGGCCGCTTTGCGGTTGCGGCGGCAGCACCGGTGCTGCTGAACATCTTTGTGATCACCGCGATGACGATCGGTGCGCTGACCGGCGGTGTTGTGGTGAACTGGCTGATCTGGTCGATACCCCTGGCGGGGGTCGCGCAGTTGGCCCTGACCTGGCGCGCCGCCGCTGATGCCGGGTTTTCCCTGCGCCCCGGTCGGCCCCGGTGGACCCCCGACATGCGCAACATGATCGTGATCGCCCTGCCCGCCGCGCTCGCCTCGGGCGTCATGCAGATCAACCTGGTGGTCGGCCAGCTGGTGGCCAGCCAGTACGACAGCGCGGTGTCCTGGCTTTTTGCGGCAGACCGGCTTTATCAGCTCCCGCTTGGCGTGGTGGGTATCGCCGTAGGCGTCGTGCTGCTGCCCGACCTGTCGCGCCGCCTGCGTGCAGGTGACGACGCGGGCGCGCGCGGTGCACTCAGCAGGGCGGCCGAAATATCGCTGGCACTGACCATCCCGTCAGCCGTGGCGCTGGTGGTCGTGCCGCTGGCCTTGGTGACGGTACTGTTCCAGCGCGGCGCGTCCGACGTGGACGACAGCGCCGCCATCGCGACGGCGGTGACGATCTACGGCCTGGGTCTGCCGGCCTTTGTGCTGCAAAAGATCCTACAGCCGATATATTTCGCGCGTGAAGATACACGGCGACCGTTCTACTTTGCGCTCGTCGCAATGGTGGTGAACGCCGCGCTTGCCATCGGCCTCGCACCGCTGGTCGGCTGGGTCTCGCCTGCCATCGCAGCAACGATCGCGGGTTGGGCCATGTTCGCCTGTCTCGCCATCGGCGCGCGCAGCTACGGCGAAGCGGCGAAATTCGACAGCCGGTTTCACAGCCGCATCTGGCGGGTGCTGGCGGCTTCGGCGGTGATGGGCCTGTGCCTCTGGGCTGCCAATGTCGCCCTTCAGCCCTTTCTCGGCATGCCCTGGTGGCGCGGCCTGGCGCTGGTGCTGCTCATCCTGGTGGGCATGGTCAGCTACTTCGGCGTGGGACAGCTGATCGGGGCCTTCAGGCTCTCGGAATTCAGACGTGCCCTGCGCCGCGGGTGA